The genomic window ACCTTAATTCGTGAAAAGGGAGTTAGGCGAATTATTAAATCAAATAGGAAAGGATGATATTTATGCCATATGCAATAGAACTATATGTAGATACAGAAAGCTCAAAAACAATAGATGAAATTTGTAACAAACTTGCTTCGGAAGGAATTAGCATTGATAAGGGTACAAAACCACATATATCTTTAGCTATTTATGAAGACATTCCAATAGAAAGTTTTAAAAAAGAACTTCAAATGTTTTCATATAAAACAAAACCTTTTGATATAACTTTATCGAGTGTAGGAATGTTTGTAACAGAAAGTATAGTTATATATCTTGCTCCTACTGTAACTAAAGAATTATTAGGAATTCATTCAGAATTTCATAATAGTTTTAAAAAATACCGAAGTAAAGCTTGGGATTATTATCTACCAAACAGATGGGTACCACATTGCACATTAGCAATGAATTTGAATGATGAGATGGTTAATAAAACAATTAATATTTGTAGAGGTTTAGAGTTACCAATAAATGTTAAGATAAATAAGAGTGGTATATTAGAATTTAAGCCAAACAAACAATTGATAGAATATAAACTTGGGTAAAAAGCATTTACTCCATCTAACAGAGTGTTTGCAACATCAACTTTTGTCATCAGTTTTGCAAGGATTAGAGCTAAGGTTTGGAGAGTAAAACTGACGCCAAACCCAGTGGGATGTTGACGTTACAAACACTTAGGACGTTATTTGAAATCTGGGTAAGCTGATATAGGGGGAAATCTGAATGTACACGAAACAGTTTATTGAAGCTCTTGAGAATAGAAACATAGAGAAATTGAGAAGCATTCCAAAAAGTGATCTACACAATCACTCGATCTTGGGAGGGAATCTTAAATATATAGAAGAATGGATTGGGAAAAAGATCCCAAGGTTAACGAAGAGAATCACAAGCATTGAAGAAATGGAAGCTTGGGTTGGCAAGAACTACATTCCATATGTGAAGGGAACATCAGGTTTTGAAAAGGCAATAGAAGCAGCTTTTATACAAGCGAAAGCAGATGGAGTAATTAAATTGGAAATGAGCATAGATGTCTATTTCAGACATCTTTATAACGGTTCGGCTGAAGAATTGATTAAAGCACTGAAGAGACTTCATCAAGAATACGCACCAGAGGTAAACTTTATTCCTGAACTGGGGTTCAATCGGAGCGTTTCTCAAGAATTGCTAATCGAATGGTTTGAACCCTATCTTGATTATAACTATTTTAAGTCTGTAGATTTGTATGGAGATGAGTTTGCCCAGCCGGCAAGCAAATTAAAACAGTTGTATCGAATGGCGAAATCCAAAGGGTTGAAGTTGAAGGCGCATGTTGGAGAATTTGGAGATGCTGAGAGTATCCAAGAAACAGTCGAAGTCCTGGAGTTGGACGAGATTCAACACGGAATTAGCGCAGTCAAGTCAAAATCAGTCATGAACTTCCTGCAGAGGAATAATATTCA from Caloranaerobacter sp. TR13 includes these protein-coding regions:
- a CDS encoding adenosine deaminase, translated to MYTKQFIEALENRNIEKLRSIPKSDLHNHSILGGNLKYIEEWIGKKIPRLTKRITSIEEMEAWVGKNYIPYVKGTSGFEKAIEAAFIQAKADGVIKLEMSIDVYFRHLYNGSAEELIKALKRLHQEYAPEVNFIPELGFNRSVSQELLIEWFEPYLDYNYFKSVDLYGDEFAQPASKLKQLYRMAKSKGLKLKAHVGEFGDAESIQETVEVLELDEIQHGISAVKSKSVMNFLQRNNIQLNICPTSNYMLSRVEEIKNHPIRELFDNGIKVTVNTDDVIVFQNGVSEEFLLLYDQGVFSAEELDVIRMNGLR
- a CDS encoding 2'-5' RNA ligase family protein — translated: MPYAIELYVDTESSKTIDEICNKLASEGISIDKGTKPHISLAIYEDIPIESFKKELQMFSYKTKPFDITLSSVGMFVTESIVIYLAPTVTKELLGIHSEFHNSFKKYRSKAWDYYLPNRWVPHCTLAMNLNDEMVNKTINICRGLELPINVKINKSGILEFKPNKQLIEYKLG